The following DNA comes from Clostridia bacterium.
TGCGACCCGCGCGTATTTCTCATCCCGCCTGCAGACCACAAGGAAGGCGCTATGAGGCCAGTCTACAGCACGCCATCCTTTAGAAGCCCTGACGATCCATACTTCGAGCCTCTTGTTCTGCAGGGCGAGATCCCGCAGGTGAAGCACACTTACGGCTACTTCTTCGGCTCCTACGGCATGATGAACGAGAAACAGGTGGCCCTCGGAGAGACTACGATCGGGAACAGAAAGGGCCTCAATACTCCCACCGGAATGTTCGACGTCGTTGAACTCTCGAAGATTGCGCTTGAGAGGAGCGCCACGGCTCGCGAAGCCATTGCGGTTATGGGTGCACTTGCTGAGGAGTATGGCTACCGCGATAGTGGGGAGTGCCTAACCGTGGCTGACCCCAACGAGGTATGGCTGTTCGAGATCATGGGTTCGACTCCGCTGCACGACAGCGCCGTGTGGGCGGCCCAGCGTGTGCCCGATGATCACATCAGCGTGAGCGCGAACCGTTCCAGAATCGGGGAGATCGATCTGTCGAATCCGGATTACTTCATGGCGTCGAAGAACATATTCAGCGTGGCCGAGGAGATGGAATGGTGGAGCCCAACCTCTGGGAAGCCATTCGTGTTCTACGAGATCTACGCTCCAAAGGCCAACGTGTACAACTCCAGACGGGAGTGGCGGGTGCTGTCCCTCGTGGCTCCATCTCTCGACCTCGACCCGTGGTCGGCGCGTTTCCCGTTCTCGGTGAAGCCCGATAAGAAGGTCTCGGTCGACTTCATCAACTCGATTCAGCGCGACCACTACGAAGGCACTGAGTTCGACCTAACCAAGGGTCTTGCCGCGGGTCCCTTCGGAACCCCGGACAGATGGGCCACCCCGGGCAGCCAGGGTGGAGCGTGGGAGCGCGCTATCTCCATATTCCGGGCCGCCTACACCTGGACTGCACAGCTTAGGAATTGGCTCCCCGACGAGGTTGGAGGCGTGCTCTGGTTCGGCAGCGACACCGCCCATGCCACGGTGTACGTGCCCTTCTATGCGGGCATTGCCAAGCTCCCGGAGGCCTACACAATCGGCACGACCATGAAGTTCAACAAGGATGCCGCGTGGTGGGTGTTCGACTTCGTGGAGAACTTCGCGAACCTCAAGTACTCCTACATGATCAAAGACATCCAGGCCAAGCAGAAGGAGCTCGAGGGCCGGGAATTCGCAATGCAGCCAGCAATAGATATGGCCGCGGCGGATCTGTGGAAGCAGAGTCCTGCACTCGCCCGTGAGTTCCTCACTCAGTACTGCGTGTCCAACGGCACGAGTGTGGTGAAGGCCTACTGGGACTTCGCTGAGAGTCTCATCGTGAAGTACAATGACGGATACCTGAATGACCCGAAGGTCGGCTCAAGCGTTGGATACCCTGCTGAGTGGCTGAAGGGCGTCGGATTCGGGCCCCTGCCTGTTCCTACGAAGTAGAACTGACCCTGGGAAACCATGGTCAAACGGATTCGCGGGCACGTTGCGAAAGGCAACGTGCCCGCGTTCCTTTTGGAGGTGGGAAGTACGGAGTCAGCCGTCCTTCCCACAGTCAGTCGTGTGCATGTCGGCACGAAGCCGGTACGATGTCGTAAGTTGTCAGTACGGAATTCGTACTGGGTCATCGCTTAACCAGTACGGAATTCGTACAACCCTAGGCCTCATTCCCTGCAAATCGGGTCTGGCGGACCGAAAACGAACCAGAAAGTGGAGATTATCGCCCGGAATGCAGCCTGCGGTGCTCTTTTCGTGGGCAACAACGCAGTTTTCAGAGACCGTCCGCCGGATTTGGCTTCTGCACAGTACGGAATCCGTACTGGTGTCCGGTGATGCCAGTACGAAATCCGTACTGGGTCTCGGAAATACTAGGTGCGCTGGTTGTGCTGAGGATGCGTAAAGGTTGTTCAGTGCGGTCTACTTATCGCCTAGCTGGTTTCCCGTCGCTGACTACGATTCCGAGTTCTCCTGGGCCGGGCTGATCTGCTCCTCAGGGGCAGAGGCTGTCCGCACGACCATCCGTGGATCTAGCGCGTCGCGCAGGCCATCGCCCATGAAGTTCACGCTCAGCACTGCGAGGAGCACGAACAGGCCTGGGAACACTGTGAGCCACCATGGCCGGCCATAGTCGCCCCCTGCGCCGAGGATGTAGTCCATTGAACGCTGCAGCATGTTCCCCCATGACGGGGTTGGCGGCTGTATTCCTAGGCCGAGGTAGCTCAGTGCCGACTCAGCGAGGATCGCCGAGCTCACCCCCAGCGTTGCAGACACAATCACGATCGGGAACAGGTTCGGAAGCATGTGCTTCCACAGTATTCTCCCGGTCTTCGATCCAGAGGCTCTGGCCGCCTCGACGAATGGCTGTTCACGTAGGGAAAGCGTCATTCCGCGCACCAGACGAGCTGTAGACATCCAGCCGAATATGGTCAGTATGACTATGATGTTCGCGAGTCCGCCTCCGAGGAACATCGCGCCGATCAGGAGCACAGGGAGTGTGGGAACCGACAGCATCAGGTCTGTGAACCTCATCAGGACGCCGTCGACCATCCCTCCCACGAATCCGGACACAACACCGATGAGCGTTCCCACCAACGCAGAGGACACGGCTGCAGCCACTCCCACGAACAGGGATATCCTGCCTCCGTACATGATGCGCACAAGCACGTCATGGCCGAGTTCGTCGGAGCCGAACGGGTGGACCCGCGACGGCGGAGAGAACACGTTCATCAGGTCCATATCGTCGATTCTGTATGGGCTGATGCAGGGCACGATAATCGCCGTGATCACGAGGGTGCAGAACACGCCGAACCCGACGGCCGCAAGCTTATGACGCTTGAGCCTCTTCCAAATGCTCTTCCAGTTGCTCATGAGTAACACACCCGCGGGTCGGCCACGGCATACAGCACATCTGCTGCAAGGTTAGATACTACTGTGAGTGTCGCAAGCAGCATCAGGCAACATAGAGCCAAGTTGAAGTCACCGCCGATTACAGCCTGGTGCATCAGACGTCCCATCCCCGGCCATGCGAAGATGGTCTCGACCACGACCGCGCCTCCGAAGAAGTAGGGGATGTCCAGGGCTGCGATAGTGAGCACAGGTATGAGCGCGTTTCTCATGGCATGCTTAACAAGCACTGTGCGTTGGCTGAGTCCCTTGGCCCGCGCAGTGCGGATGTAGTCGGTATCCAACACCTCAAGCAGTGATGTCCTCACGTACCTCACCCAGTAGGCCACCTGGACGAAACCCAGCACGATCATGGGGAGGAGCAGATGCTTCAGCCGGTCGGCAACAATGGCCCACCAGGATCCGGTGACCATGCTCGCGACCCCGCCTATGGGAAGCCACTTGAGTTTCACTGAGAAAGCCATGATCGACATGAATCCAAACCAAACGGGGGGCATCGATAGGCCGAGGAACGCGATGAACGTGACCACGTAGTCGAAAGTGCTGTACTGTTTTGAAGCGGAGATCATGCCGATCGGAAGCGCTGCCAGGAGCCCCAAACACCATGCGCTCATCGTAAGGAGAAGCGTGTTTGGCACCCTGGACTTCACAAGCTGCATCACCGGGATCTTGTACGTGCTGGAATATCCCCAGTCGCCAACCAGTACGCTCTTGAGCCAGTGGAAGTACCTCACGTAGATGGGGTCGTTCAGGTGATAGTACTCCCGCAGCCGTGCGATGGACTCCGGCGAGACTGCGCGCGGATTCTCAAGGCGCATTGCAAGGAGCGGATCGCCGGGTGCAAGTGCAATCAGGCTGAACGCGATGATCGAGATAAGCAGCAGCAAAGGCACTGCCCCGAGTATCCTTTTCGCGATGTATAATCCCACTGCTAGTCCGCTTCCCAGGCGCAGGCGCAGGCGCAAATCCCGCGCCTGCGCCCGGGAGGCTTCCTCCTCTCCGGGACTTCTACGGTCAAAACATCAGCAGCTCAGTAGGTGCTTTGCTAGAAGCATCCCAGATCCGAGTTGCACGCGAACTAGGTCCGCTATTGGAACGACGCGGTAGTTGAGTTCCTTCTCCAGATCCGCGCAGCCTCGGGAGATGGCGCGGTCGAGCTCGTTCTCAGCCTCTTTCAGCCGGGCCGTCTCGCCGTTCCTGCCCGCACGCTTCAGCTCACCCCGGACCAGGCGGAGCAGCATGCCCATTGACAGCAGGTCATAGAACCTGGATATCACGAGATTGTCGAAGGTCTCCGCCTGCGTCGCAGGCCTCGCCAGATCTTCCGATGTTTGAGCCCAGTTTCTCTCTGCCTCGATCCCCGCAGGGATGCGCTTCAGATTGTCATAGACGGCAGTGTAGAACGGAGAGCTTTTGTCGGAGATCTCAGGGTCGATTCTGTTGAGAATCTCCCCGATGTGCTTCCAGTGCTTCTCCGACAGGTCTAGGCGCTCAAGGAAGGTCTCTCTCCGGCTCCTTGCTGTGGGGCTCTGGTCTCCGATTCTCGGATCGAAGTAGTAGGGCAGTTCGCAAACTAGCGAGAAAGTGCCGGAAACGGTGAGAGCGTACTCATCGCTGCCTGCGCCCCCCGAGATTAGGGACGCCGGGTCCTCCGCCTTGGAGTGCTTCTCGTAGTAGTCGTAAGTGTCCTTCATGCCGAAGAGGCCGAATACCGCCTGAGCGTATTGGGCGCAGTAAGGCACTTCCGGCTCGCCCAGGGCCAACGGGATCGCGTGTTTGGCAGCCAGCTCGTGGAAGCGGCCATACAGCTCAGGGACGTCGCCGGTGATGTACCAATAGGCGCCGCCGAACCCCGCATTGTGTAGGGAATACATGAAACGGGGCTTCTCATTGTCGATGATCTTCATCAGGCACTTCGTCTCCGGCAGCGGCTGATCGAAATGGAGCGTCTTGTAGTCGATCGGGAAAGTCCATTCGACCTGCTGATATCCTGGCGGCCGGTAGAAGGCTCTCACGTAGGTCTCAACATCGAACGGTCCATTGAACCATCCTTCGTTCAGTTTTGTGCCGTCAGGATCGATGCACTTGATGATGTACCATGTGTAATCCAGTTCCCGTCTTAGGTCTGCATCGGCAGCAAGTCTCTCCGAGACATAGTCGAGCATCATGGCGCCGATCGGCTCGTTCGGATGGGGACATCCGAACATGAGGGCAACTCTCTCGCCAGAGCCGATCTTCAGGCTCCTGATGGGCGTCCCATTTCGGGACGCCCCCAGTTCCACAAGCTCCACCACATCGGGATACCTTCTAGCCAGTTCCTCTGCTCTCTGATTGAGTTCATCCACGGTGTAGAACCGAGTGTAGTTCGGTACGCCTTTCAGCAAGCCATCGAGGATCTCTTGAAAAGCCAATCGCATTCACTCCTAGTGGCACGATTAGTCCCATATGTCGGCACTGGAATGACCAGTGCCGGAACGATCAATGCTGGTACGACTAGTTCTGAATGTACCAGTTCTGTATGATCCAGCCGAGGCCGTTGTCGTATCCGGAATCGAAGCTCTTGATGTTCTTCTTGGCGAAGTGGTTGGCCGGCGCCGCGACAAGGGGTATCACCGGCAGTTCCGTGGTCCACTGGACCAAGTGCTTAACGTAGAGCTCGGTCTTAGCGGCTGGATCAAGAGTTGCGGCGGCCTTTCGGATGAGCCTGTCGTTCTCCGCGTTGATCCATCCCACCTGATTGACTCCACCCCAGGCGTTATCGTCAGACGGCGTCAACTCCGAATCCCAGTAGTTCGCCGCCTCATCCGATACCCCGTAGCCCCATCCCACCAACGACATGTCGAACTGTCTGTGAGGCATGAGGTCGCCGATGACTACGTTAGCCGGCTTGTTGTCGATTGTGATCGCGATGCCTACGTCCTTGAGCATCTTCTGGATCAACTGTTCACTCATCTCCGTGTCTTTCGAGCCCGCAGTGCCAAGAAGGGTGTACTTGAACTTGACTCCGCCCTTCTCGAGTACGCCGTCCTTGCCCAGTTTCCATCCAGCCTCAGCCAAGAGAGCCTTGGCCTTTGCTGGATTGTAGGGGTACTTGGCCACCCGAGAATCTGCCAGAGCGTCGCGCATCATGTGCAGTG
Coding sequences within:
- a CDS encoding ABC transporter permease, with product MSNWKSIWKRLKRHKLAAVGFGVFCTLVITAIIVPCISPYRIDDMDLMNVFSPPSRVHPFGSDELGHDVLVRIMYGGRISLFVGVAAAVSSALVGTLIGVVSGFVGGMVDGVLMRFTDLMLSVPTLPVLLIGAMFLGGGLANIIVILTIFGWMSTARLVRGMTLSLREQPFVEAARASGSKTGRILWKHMLPNLFPIVIVSATLGVSSAILAESALSYLGLGIQPPTPSWGNMLQRSMDYILGAGGDYGRPWWLTVFPGLFVLLAVLSVNFMGDGLRDALDPRMVVRTASAPEEQISPAQENSES
- a CDS encoding M14 family zinc carboxypeptidase: MAFQEILDGLLKGVPNYTRFYTVDELNQRAEELARRYPDVVELVELGASRNGTPIRSLKIGSGERVALMFGCPHPNEPIGAMMLDYVSERLAADADLRRELDYTWYIIKCIDPDGTKLNEGWFNGPFDVETYVRAFYRPPGYQQVEWTFPIDYKTLHFDQPLPETKCLMKIIDNEKPRFMYSLHNAGFGGAYWYITGDVPELYGRFHELAAKHAIPLALGEPEVPYCAQYAQAVFGLFGMKDTYDYYEKHSKAEDPASLISGGAGSDEYALTVSGTFSLVCELPYYFDPRIGDQSPTARSRRETFLERLDLSEKHWKHIGEILNRIDPEISDKSSPFYTAVYDNLKRIPAGIEAERNWAQTSEDLARPATQAETFDNLVISRFYDLLSMGMLLRLVRGELKRAGRNGETARLKEAENELDRAISRGCADLEKELNYRVVPIADLVRVQLGSGMLLAKHLLSC
- a CDS encoding C69 family dipeptidase produces the protein MTRGVRSKLLLTTVLVVALLATGVVPAFACTSIPVGKGASVDGSVLTTHTDDCGYCDPRVFLIPPADHKEGAMRPVYSTPSFRSPDDPYFEPLVLQGEIPQVKHTYGYFFGSYGMMNEKQVALGETTIGNRKGLNTPTGMFDVVELSKIALERSATAREAIAVMGALAEEYGYRDSGECLTVADPNEVWLFEIMGSTPLHDSAVWAAQRVPDDHISVSANRSRIGEIDLSNPDYFMASKNIFSVAEEMEWWSPTSGKPFVFYEIYAPKANVYNSRREWRVLSLVAPSLDLDPWSARFPFSVKPDKKVSVDFINSIQRDHYEGTEFDLTKGLAAGPFGTPDRWATPGSQGGAWERAISIFRAAYTWTAQLRNWLPDEVGGVLWFGSDTAHATVYVPFYAGIAKLPEAYTIGTTMKFNKDAAWWVFDFVENFANLKYSYMIKDIQAKQKELEGREFAMQPAIDMAAADLWKQSPALAREFLTQYCVSNGTSVVKAYWDFAESLIVKYNDGYLNDPKVGSSVGYPAEWLKGVGFGPLPVPTK
- a CDS encoding ABC transporter permease produces the protein MGLYIAKRILGAVPLLLLISIIAFSLIALAPGDPLLAMRLENPRAVSPESIARLREYYHLNDPIYVRYFHWLKSVLVGDWGYSSTYKIPVMQLVKSRVPNTLLLTMSAWCLGLLAALPIGMISASKQYSTFDYVVTFIAFLGLSMPPVWFGFMSIMAFSVKLKWLPIGGVASMVTGSWWAIVADRLKHLLLPMIVLGFVQVAYWVRYVRTSLLEVLDTDYIRTARAKGLSQRTVLVKHAMRNALIPVLTIAALDIPYFFGGAVVVETIFAWPGMGRLMHQAVIGGDFNLALCCLMLLATLTVVSNLAADVLYAVADPRVCYS